A part of Catharus ustulatus isolate bCatUst1 chromosome 8, bCatUst1.pri.v2, whole genome shotgun sequence genomic DNA contains:
- the DUSP29 gene encoding dual specificity phosphatase 29, translating to MDKMSSGSWNAGKKNAYTTVKVDPDVDYCTPGAFELERLLWKGCPQYTHVNEVWPNLYIGDEKTALDRYSLEKEGFTHILNAAHGQRNVDTGAEYYSSMSVEYHGVEADDLPTFDLSQFFYSASKFIDNALQDERSKVLVHCAMGRSRSATLVLAYLMIYKNMTVVDAIEQVSRHRCIMPNRGFLKQLRELDIELALQRRNSKNSLAPAEQQNSTTI from the exons ATGGACAAGATGTCATCAGGAAGCTGGAatgctgggaagaaaaatgcatatACAACAGTCAAAGTAGATCCTGATGTGGACTATTGTACCCCAGGGGCGTTTGAACTGGAGAGGCTCTTGTGGAAGGGATGCCCTCAGTACACTCATGTCAATGAAGTCTGGCCCAACCTCTACATAGGAGACGA AAAAACTGCACTGGATCGCtacagcctggagaaggagggaTTCACCCACATCCTCAATGCGGCCCACGGGCAGCGCAATGTGGACACAGGAGCAGAATATTACAGCAGCATGAGTGTGGAGTACCATGGGGTGGAAGCAGATGATCTCCCCACTTTCGACCTCAGCCAGTTCTTTTACTCAGCTTCCAAATTCATTGATAATGCACTTCAGGATGAAAGAA GCAAGGTGCTGGTTCACTGCGCCATGGGCCgcagccgctcagccacgctGGTCTTGGCTTACCTGATGATTTACAAGAACATGACTGTGGTGGATGCCATTGAGCAAGTGTCAAGGCACCGCTGCATCATGCCAAACCGGGGCTTCTTGAAGCAGCTGAGAGAACTGGACATAGAACTGGCACTGCAGAGGAGGAACAGCAAGAACAGCCTAGcacctgctgagcagcagaacagCACCACCATCTAG